A region of Photobacterium sanguinicancri DNA encodes the following proteins:
- the zipA gene encoding cell division protein ZipA has protein sequence MQELRLVLIIVGALMISALLLHGLWTSRKEKPTKFGDKPKPVGKLDGQTSVDDAGFDQDGVGAVRVKGAEAEDPAPYLKPEPVKTGSVNFGEKIEADPLLDSSPSTMNSHTDTVPNVGVPVPAQAISEFTEVAPQPTLTPQTVNSNVNVVAQQADAVVEQHVQTAPEVTLQAEVQPRAPQPQPQPQPVITQSPAPVTSKPNKEHEPGLGNLDMVTSSSEVKPQPVEERVVAPVALSIDTLAAENAVAEPALDTNTVIVSETEIALQVEPSAPQNEPVQVAVSPEPVVEEVVEAIIEPEPVEPAPLERSYIALNIHARKGELLRGVKLFNSLEQNGLIFGENSVYHRHADKAGLEPVIFSVTNMVQPGNFPQQDIENFETPGIAFYLMLPCHGRADLNFNMMLQTVQQIADELSADVLDQDRNMITPYRITEYRDKAKFYTQV, from the coding sequence GTTGCATGGTCTTTGGACAAGTCGAAAAGAAAAACCGACTAAGTTTGGTGATAAACCGAAGCCTGTGGGTAAGCTTGATGGCCAAACGTCTGTTGATGATGCTGGCTTTGATCAAGATGGCGTTGGTGCTGTCCGTGTCAAAGGCGCTGAAGCTGAAGACCCTGCTCCATATTTAAAGCCAGAACCGGTAAAAACAGGTTCTGTGAACTTCGGTGAGAAAATTGAAGCCGATCCTTTATTAGATTCGTCACCTTCGACGATGAACTCGCATACCGATACTGTTCCAAATGTTGGGGTGCCTGTGCCTGCTCAAGCTATTTCTGAATTCACAGAAGTAGCCCCACAACCAACACTGACACCTCAGACTGTAAACAGTAATGTTAATGTGGTTGCTCAGCAGGCCGATGCTGTAGTCGAACAGCATGTCCAGACCGCGCCTGAAGTAACACTTCAAGCCGAAGTGCAGCCTCGCGCGCCACAACCACAGCCACAGCCACAGCCTGTTATTACTCAATCACCAGCGCCTGTTACGTCAAAACCTAATAAAGAACATGAACCTGGTTTAGGTAACCTTGATATGGTGACATCTTCTTCTGAGGTTAAACCTCAACCTGTTGAAGAGAGAGTGGTTGCTCCTGTCGCGCTATCAATCGATACCTTAGCGGCAGAGAATGCAGTGGCGGAACCCGCGCTTGATACCAATACTGTGATTGTTTCAGAGACTGAAATTGCACTGCAAGTAGAGCCTTCAGCGCCGCAAAATGAGCCAGTGCAAGTTGCCGTATCGCCAGAACCTGTTGTTGAAGAGGTTGTCGAAGCGATTATCGAGCCAGAACCAGTAGAGCCTGCACCGTTAGAGCGTTCTTATATCGCTTTAAATATTCATGCGCGTAAAGGTGAATTACTTCGAGGCGTGAAATTATTCAATAGCCTTGAGCAAAATGGTTTAATCTTTGGTGAAAACTCGGTCTATCATCGTCATGCAGATAAAGCAGGTCTCGAGCCTGTTATTTTCTCTGTGACCAATATGGTTCAACCGGGTAATTTCCCGCAGCAGGATATTGAAAACTTCGAAACACCGGGCATCGCTTTTTACTTAATGTTGCCTTGTCACGGTCGTGCAGATTTGAACTTTAATATGATGTTGCAAACGGTTCAGCAGATTGCTGATGAATTAAGTGCTGATGTGTTGGATCAAGATCGCAACATGATCACGCCTTACCGTATTACTGAATATCGTGATAAAGCGAAGTTCTACACTCAAGTTTAA
- a CDS encoding porin, which translates to MSQFFKRTLLGAAIATAALATVPAQASDSGAKYEHSIYGLIAMQVAHRDYDNEKNNDGVQFNNESRLGWRGTAQFDQMQDWTFLWQIESGYVDESFAGENGGNGYLGRRDTFVGFEHDSVGKIRLGRVLTPIYELIDWPATNPGMGNVWDWGGNIGGNNFNDRQSDTIRWDTNELWSGFTMDIAAGAGEDRAGATDSSKASSNYWHGMAAHQQVKGDWGWAQFDLAYEMNYDTLDKTKGKFDGTFWNNQTYLMGAQGGFSNGLGYFAYYRIAKADNDTFNQDEREDSYSVGLTYTFDKWQAKIARAENLGLEVNGKDIKNTEDNVTSVQMMYFVDTNAVLYARYAMNNIDRIDADNKGYEGRWKSDSFNEASVGIEYWF; encoded by the coding sequence ATGAGTCAATTTTTCAAACGTACCTTATTAGGCGCGGCGATTGCGACTGCAGCACTTGCCACTGTTCCAGCACAAGCAAGTGATAGTGGAGCTAAATACGAGCACAGTATTTACGGCTTGATTGCGATGCAGGTAGCGCACCGCGATTACGATAATGAAAAGAACAACGATGGTGTCCAGTTCAATAATGAATCACGCCTTGGCTGGCGTGGTACTGCTCAGTTTGATCAAATGCAAGATTGGACTTTCCTATGGCAAATCGAATCTGGTTATGTTGATGAGTCATTTGCGGGTGAAAACGGTGGTAATGGCTACTTAGGCCGCCGTGATACTTTTGTCGGCTTTGAACACGATAGCGTTGGTAAAATTCGTCTGGGTCGTGTGTTAACCCCTATTTATGAATTGATTGACTGGCCTGCGACTAACCCTGGTATGGGTAACGTTTGGGACTGGGGTGGCAATATCGGCGGAAACAATTTCAATGACCGCCAATCAGATACCATCCGTTGGGATACCAATGAACTATGGTCTGGCTTTACCATGGATATCGCTGCTGGTGCAGGTGAAGATCGTGCAGGGGCAACTGATAGCTCGAAAGCATCAAGCAACTACTGGCATGGCATGGCTGCACACCAACAAGTGAAAGGTGATTGGGGATGGGCGCAGTTTGATTTAGCTTACGAGATGAACTACGACACGCTTGATAAAACCAAAGGTAAGTTCGATGGTACGTTTTGGAATAACCAAACTTACTTGATGGGGGCACAAGGTGGCTTCTCTAATGGTTTAGGCTACTTTGCTTATTACCGTATCGCAAAAGCGGATAACGATACGTTTAATCAAGACGAGCGTGAAGATTCATACTCAGTTGGTTTAACGTATACGTTTGATAAGTGGCAAGCCAAAATTGCTCGCGCTGAAAACCTTGGTTTAGAAGTGAATGGTAAAGACATTAAGAACACTGAAGATAACGTTACATCAGTGCAGATGATGTACTTTGTTGATACTAACGCTGTGCTTTATGCCCGTTATGCGATGAATAATATAGATCGCATTGATGCCGATAATAAAGGCTATGAAGGTCGTTGGAAGTCAGATAGCTTTAATGAAGCATCTGTTGGTATTGAGTACTGGTTCTAA
- a CDS encoding porin, with the protein MENVFKRSVLGVAVATAAMASMSVSAYEIGQNNDFSVEVYGVAAISIVNYDITKNGEDTATGYDYENESRIGFRAGKEMFDNVEVFMQVESGYVGEDGTGGTLGNRDTFLGLKGDWGKVRFGRMLTPMYEVIDWPYANPGLGASWDWGGDVKYNRDRHGDMARYDSPSFGGFNFNIATGRGDKAVEGNNWFGGAAHYTFAEMITLHAAFETESDRELEEAKAATDGSWSYKPNGDQDKWTAGTAAKDAVMADTFGYLVGFEASLPAGFGLSGAYKAGESKVQNGDKSEQASYAVIGQYWNGPWGFKLGYTANLESETAGVKQNDEDSIISGQLMYVKNGFVPYIRVAQRDLKAANDAGKIDETDIFVVRVGLEYGF; encoded by the coding sequence ATGGAAAATGTATTCAAACGTTCAGTTCTTGGCGTTGCTGTTGCGACAGCAGCAATGGCTTCAATGTCAGTAAGTGCATACGAAATCGGCCAAAACAATGATTTCAGTGTTGAAGTGTATGGTGTAGCAGCAATTTCGATTGTTAACTATGACATTACTAAGAATGGCGAAGATACTGCAACAGGCTATGACTACGAAAATGAATCTCGTATCGGTTTCCGTGCTGGTAAAGAGATGTTCGATAACGTTGAAGTATTCATGCAAGTTGAGTCTGGTTATGTAGGTGAAGATGGAACAGGCGGTACATTAGGTAACCGTGATACTTTCCTTGGTCTTAAAGGCGACTGGGGTAAAGTGCGTTTCGGTCGTATGCTAACGCCTATGTATGAAGTGATTGACTGGCCATACGCTAACCCAGGTCTTGGTGCGTCATGGGACTGGGGCGGTGACGTGAAATATAACCGTGATCGTCACGGTGATATGGCTCGTTACGACTCTCCGTCATTCGGTGGTTTCAACTTTAATATTGCGACAGGTCGTGGTGACAAGGCGGTTGAAGGTAATAACTGGTTTGGTGGTGCAGCGCACTATACTTTTGCTGAAATGATCACATTACATGCAGCATTCGAAACAGAATCAGATCGTGAGCTTGAAGAAGCAAAAGCAGCGACTGATGGTTCTTGGAGCTACAAACCAAACGGCGACCAAGACAAGTGGACTGCTGGAACCGCGGCTAAAGATGCAGTAATGGCAGATACCTTTGGTTACTTAGTCGGTTTTGAAGCATCACTTCCTGCTGGTTTTGGACTATCTGGCGCATACAAGGCTGGTGAAAGTAAAGTTCAGAACGGCGATAAATCAGAGCAAGCTTCTTACGCTGTAATTGGTCAATACTGGAATGGTCCTTGGGGCTTCAAACTAGGTTACACAGCTAACTTAGAATCAGAAACAGCTGGTGTTAAACAGAATGATGAAGATAGCATCATTTCTGGTCAGCTAATGTATGTTAAAAATGGTTTTGTTCCTTACATCCGTGTTGCTCAGCGTGACCTAAAAGCAGCTAACGATGCAGGTAAGATTGACGAAACTGATATCTTTGTTGTTCGTGTAGGTCTTGAATACGGTTTCTAA
- a CDS encoding YccT family protein: MKKLIVALTLLAGCLSWQANAESTLTFNKEIGPLVLNGDEVASDIFSSPNQLTLESGTNQVLFALGQLVVEDGRRTKFNSVPFIVRFNAPSDDVALSYQPFRTMEEAKAFDKDPRFVLKSASGEMIPFQLEPLYVNGMQGMKNYEKAVLKYNQKETGIAVVSIGQTSTTPVDQIKPKNANTGSSQRMILEAGFNNLSAQEQQAFMMWAMKNLKNAS; the protein is encoded by the coding sequence ATGAAGAAGTTGATTGTTGCCCTAACTCTGTTGGCGGGTTGTTTATCTTGGCAAGCGAATGCAGAAAGTACGTTAACCTTTAATAAAGAAATTGGGCCCTTGGTGCTTAATGGTGATGAAGTTGCGAGTGATATTTTTTCATCGCCTAACCAATTAACGCTTGAATCGGGTACCAACCAAGTATTATTTGCATTGGGTCAGTTAGTAGTAGAAGACGGTCGCCGCACTAAATTTAATTCAGTTCCTTTTATCGTTCGCTTTAACGCACCTTCTGATGATGTTGCATTGTCTTACCAGCCGTTTAGAACCATGGAAGAAGCTAAGGCGTTTGATAAAGACCCGCGCTTTGTTCTCAAATCAGCTTCTGGCGAGATGATCCCATTCCAGCTTGAGCCTCTGTATGTTAATGGCATGCAAGGCATGAAAAATTATGAAAAAGCAGTATTAAAATACAACCAAAAAGAGACAGGGATTGCCGTTGTTTCCATCGGTCAAACCTCGACAACACCCGTAGATCAAATAAAACCAAAAAATGCGAATACCGGATCATCGCAAAGAATGATTCTGGAAGCGGGTTTCAATAATTTGTCCGCACAAGAACAGCAAGCATTCATGATGTGGGCGATGAAAAACCTAAAGAATGCATCTTAA
- the ligA gene encoding NAD-dependent DNA ligase LigA, producing MSLDIQQQLTELRQQLTYHGYRYYVEDNPEIPDAEYDRLMQQLLAIEAEHPEWVTTDSPSQRVGGTPLNGFSQIKHEIPMLSLDNAFDDEELKAFEKRLLDRLPTEQQVTYCGEPKLDGLAVSLMYENGVLTQAATRGDGTTGENITTNVRTIRSIPLKLRGDDWPARLEVRGEVFMPKAGFDALNERALKKGEKTFANPRNAAAGSLRQLDSKITASRPLSFYAYSVGVVEGLELAPSQYDRLLQLKGWGLPMCPEIRPLNNIEAVIAYYQDIGERRGSLPYEIDGVVFKVDTMSLQERLGFVARAPRWAIAYKFPAQEEMTVLKNVEFQVGRTGAVTPVAKLEPVFVGGVTVSNATLHNADEVARLGVMVGDTVIIRRAGDVIPQIVSVVESRRPDDATPITFPVDCPVCGSRVERVEGEAVSRCSGGLFCQAQRKEALKHFVSRKALDVDGCGEKVIEQLVDREMVSTPADLFKLSAGVVTVLERMGPKSAQKLVDSLAASKVTTLARFLYSLGIREVGEATAANLASHFETLETITVATKEQLIEVSDVGGIVADHVFNFFREQHNTDVIDDLIKVGIEWPAIEKLEEGIERPLEGKTVVLTGSLSQLGRSEAKELLQSMGAKVTGSVSKKTDLLVAGEAAGSKLTKAQDLGIEIWDEQTLVDFTQR from the coding sequence ATGAGTCTTGATATTCAGCAGCAGCTTACAGAGCTGCGTCAACAGCTTACTTATCACGGGTATCGTTATTACGTTGAAGATAACCCTGAGATCCCAGACGCTGAATATGATCGCTTGATGCAACAGCTGCTTGCTATTGAAGCTGAGCATCCTGAGTGGGTGACAACTGATTCACCTAGCCAGCGAGTGGGTGGCACACCACTTAATGGTTTTAGTCAGATTAAGCATGAAATACCCATGCTCTCGCTTGATAACGCGTTTGATGATGAAGAGCTAAAAGCATTCGAAAAACGATTATTAGACCGACTACCAACTGAGCAGCAAGTTACCTACTGCGGTGAGCCTAAACTTGATGGCTTAGCGGTTAGCTTGATGTATGAAAATGGCGTTTTAACCCAAGCTGCCACGCGAGGTGATGGAACAACCGGTGAAAATATTACGACCAACGTTCGTACTATTCGTTCTATACCGTTGAAACTACGTGGCGATGATTGGCCTGCGCGCTTAGAGGTGCGTGGCGAAGTCTTTATGCCGAAAGCGGGCTTTGATGCCTTAAACGAACGGGCCTTAAAGAAAGGTGAAAAAACATTTGCCAACCCTCGAAATGCAGCCGCCGGTAGTTTACGTCAGCTTGACTCTAAAATTACCGCTTCTCGCCCGTTAAGTTTTTATGCTTATTCTGTCGGTGTCGTAGAAGGATTGGAACTGGCCCCTAGTCAGTATGATCGTTTGTTACAACTCAAAGGGTGGGGGCTACCAATGTGCCCTGAGATTCGTCCACTGAATAACATTGAAGCTGTGATTGCTTACTACCAAGATATTGGTGAGCGTCGTGGTTCGTTACCGTACGAGATTGATGGGGTTGTCTTTAAAGTTGATACCATGAGCTTGCAAGAACGCTTGGGCTTTGTTGCGCGTGCACCACGTTGGGCAATTGCTTATAAATTCCCAGCGCAAGAAGAAATGACAGTACTGAAGAATGTCGAATTTCAAGTGGGTCGAACAGGGGCTGTTACCCCAGTTGCTAAATTAGAACCTGTATTTGTGGGGGGCGTAACCGTCAGTAATGCCACTTTGCATAATGCCGATGAAGTGGCACGTTTAGGGGTTATGGTTGGTGATACGGTGATAATTCGCCGTGCGGGCGACGTAATTCCACAAATTGTCTCTGTGGTTGAATCGCGCCGCCCTGATGACGCAACGCCTATTACTTTCCCTGTCGACTGCCCTGTTTGCGGTTCGCGTGTCGAGCGTGTTGAAGGTGAAGCGGTCTCTCGCTGTTCTGGTGGCCTATTCTGTCAAGCGCAACGTAAAGAAGCATTGAAGCACTTTGTATCTCGTAAAGCCTTGGATGTTGATGGTTGCGGCGAGAAAGTCATTGAGCAATTGGTTGATCGTGAGATGGTTTCTACACCAGCCGATCTGTTTAAATTATCGGCTGGTGTTGTGACAGTCCTCGAGCGTATGGGACCTAAATCAGCGCAAAAACTCGTTGATTCACTTGCTGCCTCAAAGGTAACAACCTTAGCGCGTTTCTTGTATTCATTAGGGATTCGCGAAGTAGGGGAAGCCACTGCGGCTAACTTAGCCAGTCATTTTGAAACACTTGAAACAATTACCGTTGCGACTAAAGAGCAGCTGATTGAAGTGAGTGATGTTGGCGGCATAGTCGCTGATCATGTTTTTAACTTCTTCCGTGAACAGCATAATACTGATGTGATTGATGACTTAATCAAAGTCGGTATTGAATGGCCTGCTATTGAGAAGTTGGAAGAAGGGATTGAACGACCTTTAGAAGGAAAAACGGTGGTATTAACGGGCAGTTTGTCGCAGCTAGGCCGCTCAGAAGCGAAAGAACTACTACAGTCGATGGGCGCGAAAGTGACAGGAAGTGTTTCTAAAAAAACGGATCTACTTGTTGCGGGTGAAGCCGCCGGTTCTAAATTAACAAAAGCACAAGATCTCGGCATTGAAATTTGGGATGAACAAACGTTGGTTGATTTCACTCAACGCTAA
- a CDS encoding YccT family protein gives MDGQPPITCVSFRENIMKVKHIALAVALLPLAQTAFADVTLELPDNVRLLAVNEQDPSKNITDIFFATDDKLTFKNGENQIVYQIDQYFYKGDKQSERFRSSPYILTFTANNTSLQLEVPNFRGVVQANEFNHSAKVNVQTTAGKNVAFKHDKLELKGLSISHDYHEYVKQYNRLGGPAALTVATTAIATNEAKPALKQSATDLATQSKEPIKQQLQALFNQADKETKKEFISWAVQNL, from the coding sequence ATGGATGGACAACCGCCAATAACTTGCGTGTCCTTCAGGGAGAATATAATGAAGGTAAAACATATAGCCCTTGCGGTAGCGCTTCTACCTCTCGCTCAAACAGCTTTTGCTGACGTGACACTTGAACTGCCAGACAATGTACGATTGCTCGCTGTAAATGAACAAGATCCATCAAAAAATATTACCGATATTTTTTTTGCGACAGATGACAAGCTAACGTTTAAAAATGGTGAGAACCAAATCGTATATCAAATTGATCAGTATTTTTATAAAGGGGATAAGCAAAGTGAGCGGTTCCGTTCCTCGCCTTATATACTGACCTTTACTGCAAACAATACTTCACTTCAATTAGAAGTACCAAACTTCCGAGGTGTTGTTCAGGCCAATGAGTTTAACCATTCAGCAAAAGTAAATGTTCAAACTACAGCGGGAAAAAACGTCGCATTCAAGCATGACAAGCTTGAGTTAAAAGGTCTTTCCATTTCACATGATTACCACGAGTATGTGAAACAATATAACCGTCTTGGTGGTCCTGCAGCACTGACTGTTGCTACAACTGCAATAGCAACTAATGAAGCTAAACCAGCGTTAAAACAGTCAGCTACTGACCTTGCAACTCAAAGTAAAGAGCCAATCAAACAGCAGCTACAGGCACTTTTCAATCAAGCAGATAAAGAAACTAAAAAAGAATTTATTAGCTGGGCAGTGCAAAACCTGTAA